The following proteins come from a genomic window of Lycium ferocissimum isolate CSIRO_LF1 chromosome 4, AGI_CSIRO_Lferr_CH_V1, whole genome shotgun sequence:
- the LOC132052386 gene encoding NAC domain-containing protein 100-like, with product MENHSGLVEDQHQMELPPGFRFHPTDEELITHYLSNKVVDSNFFAIAIGEVDLNKIEPWDLPWKAKMGEKEWYFFCVRDKKYPTGLRTNRATAAGYWKATGKDREIYRGKSLVGMKKTLVFYKGRAPKGEKTNWVIHEFRLEGKMSLQNLPKTAKNEWVICRVFQKSCGGKKIHISGLVKLNSDENVMGNSFLPPLTDSSTSKSSHVHCFSNFFTAQKSQQEMTNCLTNCFNNSPLPAMSNPMDNFPLTSLSNTFNPVPVQSTFTNPGSFGVQDPGILRTFLENYGQNLKKEEIFSVSQETGQSTDNMNTEISSISSNLEMRKRFLEDQVPPLALVGPQGLDCLWNY from the exons ATGGAGAATCATTCTGGACTTGTTGAGGATCAACATCAGATGGAGTTGCCACCTGGATTTCGATTCCATCCAACTGATGAAGAATTGATTACTCATTATTTGTCTAACAAAGTTGTGGATAGCAATTTCTTTGCTATTGCTATTGGAGAAGTAGACTTGAACAAGATTGAACCATGGGACCTCCCAT GGAAGGCAAAAATGGGTGAAAAAGAATGGTATTTTTTCTGTGTGAGAGACAAGAAGTACCCAACAGGGTTGAGGACAAACAGGGCAACTGCTGCAGGTTATTGGAAAGCAACTGGAAAAGATAGGGAGATTTACAGAGGAAAATCTTTGGTTGGCATGAAGAAAACTCTAGTTTTCTACAAAGGGAGAGCTCCAAAAGGTGAAAAGACAAATTGGGTCATTCATGAATTTAGACTTGAAGGGAAAATGTCTCTTCAAAATCTGCCCAAGACAGCAAAG AATGAATGGGTGATTTGCAGAGTATTTCAAAAGAGCTGTGGTGGAAAGAAAATCCACATTTCAGGGCTTGTGAAATTGAATTCTGATGAAAATGTAATGGGAAATTCCTTTCTGCCACCATTGACAGATTCTTCTACTTCCAAATCCAGCCACGTGCACTGCTTCTCCAATTTTTTCACTGCTCAAAAGAGCCAACAAGAAATGACAAACTGTTTGACAAATTGTTTCAACAATTCTCCTTTGCCTGCTATGTCAAATCCAATGGATAATTTTCCCTTAACTTCTCTTTCAAATACATTTAACCCAGTCCCAGTTCAAAGTACCTTCACAAATCCAGGTTCATTTGGGGTTCAAGATCCTGGAATTCTTAGGACTTTTCTTGAGAATTATGGTCAGAATTTAAAGAAAGAGGAGATTTTTAGTGTGTCCCAGGAAACAGGACAAAGCACTGATAATATGAATACTGAAATTTCCTCAATTTCTTCAAATCTTGAAATGAGAAAGAGGTTTCTTGAAGATCAGGTGCCACCATTAGCTTTGGTTGGACCACAGGGTCTTGATTGCCTTTGGAATTACTGA
- the LOC132054611 gene encoding thioredoxin-like 1-2, chloroplastic, whose translation MACSLNTGFSVSVPCFNSRAKGYPRHCSSNVNHQLKDLTSRKFQGKPLDHRQEQVSVCVGSGQGWWEKTLKPNMVEINSAQQLVDSLLKAGDRLVVIDFYSPGCGGCKTLHPKMCQLAESNPNAIFLKVNYEELKTMCSVLHIPVLPFFRFYRGAQGKVCSFSCTNATIKKFKDALSRYRNDGCSLGPAKGLDESELLALASIGQISIKSSFGYPVKDKQEEPVPNRSTYVEHF comes from the exons ATGGCTTGTTCTTTGAATACTGGTTTCTCTGTTTCTGTCCCCTGTTTCAACTCCAGAGCCAAAGGGTATCCTCGTCATTGCTCTTCAAATGTAAATCATCAACTTAAAGATTTAACATCCAGAAAATTTCAAGGCAAACCCTTGGATCATAGACAG GAACAAGTATCAGTATGTGTTGGCAGTGGTCAGGGATGGTGGGAGAAGACCCTTAAACCCAACATGGTAGAGATAAATTCAGCACAACAACTTGTTGATTCATTGTTAAAAGCTGGTGATAGATTGGTCGTAATTGACTTCTACTCTCCTGGCTGTGGAGGTTGCAAGACTTTACATCCTAAG ATGTGTCAGCTAGCTgaatcaaatcccaatgccaTATTCCTCAAAGTAAACTATGAAGAACTGAAAACCATGTGCAGTGTTCTTCATATACCTGTCTTACCTTTTTTCAGATTCTATAGGGGTGCACAAGGCAAAGTTTGTAGCTTCAGCTGTACTAATGCAACa ATCAAGAAATTTAAAGATGCACTATCAAGGTATAGGAATGATGGGTGCAGCCTTGGTCCAGCCAAAGGCCTTGATGAATCTGAGCTTTTAGCTTTAGCCTCAATTGGAcaaatatcaataaaatcatcCTTTGGTTATCCAGTGAAGGATAAACAGGAAGAACCTGTCCCTAACAGAAGTACATATGTCGAGCACTTTTAA
- the LOC132053953 gene encoding protein MAIN-LIKE 1-like: MVERWRPETHTFDLRTGEVTIILQDVEVLFGLRVDGEPVYSRYEPPPSRTWVSELTRLTHFMPGAATHIWGQSRVQISALCTYLLAEPPIDDGTPQDVIDRHTRLYLLIIFGGILFPNTSGAYVSLRYLIFLEHLDRLGDYSWGGAVLAYRYRCLCRESIGHISDVCGFFALLQILLQFDMLSHPGIVDHVTFV; the protein is encoded by the exons atggttgagcggtggaggcCGGAGACACATACCTTCGATCTACGCACTGGTGAGGTCACGATCATacttcaggatgtggaggtcttgtttggattgcgggtagatggagagccaGTATACAGTCGGTACGAGCCTCCTCCTAGTAGGACATGGGTTtcggagttgactaggctcacccactTCATGCCTGGTGCCGCGACCCATATCTGGGGACAGAGTCGAGTGCAGATTAGTGCACTCTGCACTTATTTGCTCGCAGAGCCTCCTATTGACGACGGCACTCCTCAGGATGTTATTGATCGTCATACCCGTTTGTATCTGCTCattatattcgggggcatcttgttcccgaaCACATCGGGTGCCTATGTCAGCTTACGATATTTGATCTTCTTGGAGCATCTGGACCGCTTGGGAGACTACAGCTGGGGCGGTGCTGTTTTGGCGTACCGCTACCGATGCCTATGCCGAGAGTCTATTGGTCATATCAGcgatgtgtgtggattttttgctcttctccag ATTCTTTTACAATTTGATATGTTGAGTCATCCTGGCATTGTGGACCATGTAACTTTTGTTTGA